From Streptomyces sp. NBC_00690, a single genomic window includes:
- a CDS encoding SDR family NAD(P)-dependent oxidoreductase encodes MISGRLASGHQAMTYELGDVRMRTYVITGGSDGIGRGLGLHLLGRGERVIAIASGAAKGAAFLTDAARIDAADRAFFLQADLSTLAGMNRAIEATVTISTVVDGLVLGAQRFQPHRVETVDGLEFTFALAYLSRFVLARGLLAALERAAATPVIMNISSPGGPSGTVHWDDLQLNRRYKGMRAALQSARCNDLLGADFPVRHPAARTRYVLHNPGFVRTSQPESFPEPMRTLSKTLARWFATSVDRAILPMVERLDEPPAAPFSAFLRARRLPLTTKAFAPESAARLESLTSSILASKT; translated from the coding sequence ATGATTTCCGGGCGCCTAGCCTCTGGTCATCAAGCGATGACTTACGAGTTGGGGGACGTTCGTATGCGGACGTATGTGATCACTGGTGGAAGCGATGGCATTGGTAGAGGGCTCGGTCTGCACCTGCTGGGCCGTGGAGAGCGAGTGATCGCGATAGCGAGCGGGGCGGCCAAGGGAGCCGCGTTCCTCACGGATGCGGCCCGGATCGACGCCGCGGACAGGGCCTTCTTCCTCCAGGCGGATCTGAGCACCCTTGCGGGAATGAACCGTGCGATCGAGGCGACCGTGACGATCAGTACGGTCGTCGACGGACTGGTCCTGGGTGCGCAGCGATTCCAGCCCCATCGGGTGGAGACCGTCGACGGCCTGGAGTTCACCTTCGCCCTGGCCTATCTCAGCCGGTTCGTCCTGGCCCGAGGGCTGCTGGCGGCGTTGGAGCGGGCCGCGGCCACGCCCGTGATCATGAACATCTCCAGCCCGGGCGGGCCTTCCGGCACCGTCCACTGGGACGATCTCCAGTTGAACCGACGCTACAAGGGGATGCGCGCCGCCCTGCAATCCGCGCGTTGCAACGATCTCCTCGGCGCGGACTTTCCCGTACGCCATCCGGCCGCTCGCACCCGCTATGTGCTCCACAACCCGGGATTCGTCCGAACTTCGCAGCCGGAGTCCTTCCCCGAGCCCATGCGGACGCTGAGCAAGACCCTCGCCCGATGGTTCGCGACCTCCGTCGACCGGGCGATCCTGCCCATGGTGGAACGACTCGACGAACCTCCCGCCGCCCCCTTCTCGGCCTTTCTCCGGGCCAGGAGGCTGCCACTGACCACGAAGGCATTCGCGCCCGAGAGCGCAGCCCGTCTGGAGAGCCTGACCTCGTCGATCCTGGCGTCGAAGACCTGA
- a CDS encoding TetR/AcrR family transcriptional regulator — MSEATAQPGPVPPPRALKRRDKAATRAALLDAARRRFGTQGYDGTGVRDIAGEVGVDPALVFRYFGSKEKLYAEAVHFNAPKTVTGGPHRPITHITDDLLRSVLSCDQQQVGDEHPLLVMLRSAGRAEVREQLRTQVCSGYVQDLTQRLEGEDAALRAELMGALLLGIGVMRSIVESPVLGKASFEETRVLVARLIAHLAADQPVRKTP; from the coding sequence ATGTCAGAAGCGACCGCTCAACCCGGCCCGGTCCCACCGCCTCGCGCTCTTAAGCGGCGAGACAAGGCCGCCACCCGCGCAGCTCTCCTCGACGCCGCCCGCCGTCGCTTCGGCACCCAGGGATACGACGGCACCGGTGTCCGTGACATCGCGGGCGAGGTGGGGGTGGACCCAGCACTCGTCTTCCGCTACTTCGGGTCCAAGGAGAAGCTCTACGCCGAGGCCGTGCACTTCAACGCGCCCAAGACGGTGACCGGTGGTCCACACCGTCCGATCACCCACATCACGGACGATCTACTCCGCAGCGTGCTGTCCTGCGATCAGCAACAGGTCGGGGACGAACACCCGCTGCTGGTGATGCTGCGCTCCGCCGGTCGCGCCGAGGTCCGCGAGCAACTGCGCACCCAGGTCTGCTCGGGCTACGTGCAGGACCTCACCCAGCGCCTGGAGGGTGAGGACGCCGCGCTGCGCGCGGAGTTGATGGGAGCCCTGTTGCTCGGGATCGGGGTGATGCGTTCGATCGTGGAGTCCCCGGTCCTCGGCAAGGCGTCCTTCGAGGAGACACGCGTGCTGGTGGCACGGTTGATCGCGCACCTCGCGGCCGACCAGCCGGTACGCAAGACCCCCTGA
- a CDS encoding hydantoinase B/oxoprolinase family protein, with protein MTGRWEFWIDRGGTFTDVVGKRPDGRLVSRKLLSHDPERYPDAAVAGIRALLDLAPGEPIPTDRVSVVKMGTTVATNALLERHGEPTVLIITEGFEDALRIAYQNRPRIFDRRIVLPEAVYERVIEVPERVDAHGTVVRPLDLPTVVERLRAARADGFDSVAIVLMHGYRHPEHEARIAAAARAAGFTQVSCSHEVSPLIKLIPRGDTTVVDAYLSPILRRYVDEVAAELRGIRLMFLQSNGGLREAAHFRGKDAVLSGPAGGVVGMARTAARAGFPRVIGFDMGGTSTDVSHYAGEFERELGTQVAGVRMRAPIMSIHTVAAGGGSVLHFDGRRYRVGPDSAGASPGPACYRGGGPLTVTDAQVMLGRIQPEHFPAVFGPDGDQPLDADTVRERFAELARRVGEESGSARTPEEVAEGFVEIAVLNMAHAVKKISVQRGHDITRYALNSFGGAGGQHACAVADALGITTVIVPPLAGVLSAYGIGLADATAMRERSVEAELDDDTSARVHTLSAELAQQTHEDLTADHFADTAITTRTRVLLRYAGTDTALPVPLESATAMADSFTAAHRARYGFTMDTSLVVEAVSVEAVGAAGEHGEPVVQATRTASEPETRVEMYATGAVHLVPLHHRTSLGPGGIVAGPAIVAEPDATTVVDPDWQAEARDTGELILTRVRPRPPRTAVGTDADPVLLEVFNNLFMAIAEQMGVRLENTAHSVNIKERLDFSCALFDPEGNLIANAPHIPVHLGSMGESIKEVLRRNEGTMRPGDVYAINDPYHGGTHLPDVTVVTPVFTDGRLRFLVASRGHHAEIGGITPGSMPAFSRTIDDEGVLFDNWLLVRDGRLREQETRSLLREAPHPSRAPDVNIADFRAQIAANEKGIEELGRAVDEFGLDVVHAYMRHVRDNAEESVRRIIAELHGGEYRYETDDGSVIQVAVRVDREERSAVIDFTGTSPQRPGNANAPTSVVMAAVLYVLRTLVGEDIPLNSGCLVPVEVRVPPGSMLAPSYPAATVAGNVETSQAVTGALYAALGVQAEGSGTMNNLTFGNDRVQYYETVASGSGAGDGFDGADAVQTHMTNSRLTDPEVLEWRYPVRVDSFSVREDSGGTGRWRGGRGVVRSIRFLEPMTVTLLSGHRRVPPYGMAGGGPGALGANRVRRADGSTVRLEGIDSVEMGPEDVLVIETPGGGGYGER; from the coding sequence ATGACCGGGCGCTGGGAGTTCTGGATCGACCGTGGCGGCACCTTCACCGACGTCGTGGGCAAACGGCCCGACGGACGGCTCGTCAGCCGAAAGCTCCTCTCGCACGACCCCGAGCGCTATCCGGACGCAGCAGTCGCCGGCATCCGGGCACTTCTCGACCTCGCCCCCGGGGAGCCGATCCCCACCGACCGCGTCTCCGTCGTCAAGATGGGGACGACCGTCGCCACCAACGCCCTGCTGGAACGGCACGGCGAACCCACCGTGCTGATCATCACGGAGGGCTTCGAGGACGCCCTGCGCATCGCCTACCAGAACCGTCCGCGGATCTTCGACCGAAGGATCGTCCTGCCGGAAGCGGTGTACGAGCGTGTCATCGAGGTGCCGGAACGGGTCGACGCACACGGCACGGTCGTACGCCCCCTCGATCTTCCCACCGTTGTCGAACGGCTTCGTGCGGCCCGCGCCGACGGGTTCGACAGCGTCGCGATCGTCCTGATGCACGGCTATCGGCACCCGGAACACGAAGCCCGCATCGCCGCCGCCGCCCGGGCTGCCGGATTCACCCAGGTCAGTTGCTCCCACGAGGTCAGCCCGCTGATCAAACTGATCCCCCGCGGCGACACCACCGTCGTGGACGCCTATCTCTCGCCGATCCTGCGCCGCTACGTGGACGAGGTGGCAGCCGAACTCCGCGGCATCCGGCTGATGTTCCTCCAGTCCAACGGAGGTCTGCGCGAGGCGGCCCACTTCCGAGGCAAGGACGCCGTGCTCTCAGGCCCGGCCGGAGGCGTCGTCGGGATGGCCCGCACCGCAGCACGCGCCGGCTTCCCCCGCGTCATCGGCTTCGACATGGGGGGAACGTCCACCGACGTCTCCCACTACGCGGGCGAGTTCGAACGGGAACTGGGCACCCAGGTCGCCGGCGTACGGATGCGCGCACCCATAATGAGCATCCACACCGTCGCCGCCGGCGGAGGTTCCGTCCTCCACTTCGACGGCCGCCGCTACCGCGTCGGCCCCGACTCCGCTGGGGCATCCCCCGGGCCCGCCTGCTACCGCGGGGGAGGCCCGCTCACCGTCACCGACGCCCAGGTGATGCTCGGGCGCATCCAACCCGAGCACTTTCCGGCCGTGTTCGGACCGGACGGCGACCAACCCCTGGACGCGGACACCGTGAGGGAGCGCTTCGCCGAACTCGCCCGGCGGGTGGGCGAGGAGAGCGGCAGCGCCCGTACCCCCGAAGAGGTCGCCGAGGGCTTCGTGGAGATCGCCGTACTCAACATGGCCCACGCGGTCAAGAAGATCTCCGTCCAACGCGGCCATGACATCACCCGCTACGCCCTGAACTCCTTCGGCGGCGCGGGCGGTCAGCACGCCTGCGCGGTCGCCGACGCGCTCGGTATCACCACCGTGATCGTGCCACCGCTCGCCGGGGTGCTCTCCGCCTACGGCATCGGCCTCGCCGACGCCACCGCCATGCGCGAACGGTCCGTGGAAGCGGAACTCGACGACGACACGTCCGCCCGCGTACACACCCTGAGCGCCGAACTCGCCCAGCAGACGCACGAGGACCTGACCGCCGACCACTTCGCGGACACGGCCATCACCACCCGTACTCGCGTACTGCTCCGATACGCCGGTACGGACACCGCCCTGCCCGTACCGCTGGAGTCCGCCACCGCCATGGCCGACTCCTTCACCGCCGCCCACCGCGCCCGCTACGGGTTCACCATGGACACCTCCCTGGTGGTGGAGGCGGTCTCGGTGGAGGCGGTCGGCGCCGCCGGTGAGCACGGCGAACCGGTCGTACAGGCCACACGTACCGCGTCCGAGCCCGAGACACGGGTCGAGATGTACGCGACGGGCGCCGTGCACCTGGTACCCCTCCACCACCGCACCTCGCTCGGCCCGGGGGGCATCGTGGCGGGACCCGCGATCGTCGCCGAGCCCGACGCCACCACCGTGGTCGACCCCGACTGGCAGGCCGAGGCCCGCGACACGGGCGAACTGATCCTGACCCGCGTGCGGCCCCGGCCACCGAGGACCGCGGTCGGCACCGACGCCGACCCGGTCCTCCTGGAGGTGTTCAACAACCTCTTCATGGCCATCGCCGAGCAGATGGGCGTACGCCTGGAGAACACGGCGCACTCCGTCAACATCAAGGAACGGCTCGACTTCTCCTGCGCCCTGTTCGACCCCGAAGGCAATCTCATCGCCAACGCCCCCCACATTCCCGTACACCTGGGATCGATGGGGGAGTCCATCAAGGAGGTGCTGCGCCGAAACGAGGGGACGATGCGACCCGGGGACGTCTACGCGATCAACGACCCCTACCACGGCGGCACCCATCTGCCCGATGTGACGGTGGTGACGCCGGTCTTCACCGACGGCCGATTGCGCTTCCTGGTTGCCTCGCGCGGTCACCACGCCGAGATCGGCGGCATCACCCCGGGCTCCATGCCCGCTTTCAGCCGGACCATCGACGACGAAGGCGTCCTCTTCGACAACTGGCTGCTCGTGCGGGACGGCCGACTGCGCGAGCAGGAGACCCGCAGCCTGCTGAGGGAAGCTCCTCACCCCTCCCGTGCACCGGACGTCAACATCGCCGACTTCCGAGCCCAGATCGCCGCCAATGAGAAGGGCATCGAGGAACTGGGGCGCGCAGTGGACGAGTTCGGCCTCGACGTCGTGCACGCCTACATGCGGCACGTACGGGACAACGCCGAGGAGTCCGTGCGCCGGATCATCGCTGAACTGCACGGGGGCGAGTACCGGTACGAGACCGACGACGGCTCCGTCATCCAGGTCGCCGTGCGCGTCGACCGCGAGGAGCGCTCGGCCGTCATCGACTTCACCGGCACCTCGCCCCAGCGGCCCGGCAATGCCAATGCCCCCACGTCGGTGGTCATGGCGGCCGTCCTCTATGTGCTCCGGACCCTCGTCGGGGAGGACATCCCCCTCAACAGCGGCTGTCTGGTGCCCGTGGAGGTGAGGGTGCCGCCAGGGTCGATGCTTGCCCCGTCCTATCCCGCGGCGACCGTGGCCGGCAATGTCGAGACCTCGCAGGCGGTCACCGGAGCGCTGTACGCGGCCCTCGGCGTCCAGGCCGAAGGATCGGGCACCATGAACAACCTGACCTTCGGCAACGACCGGGTGCAGTACTACGAGACCGTCGCCAGCGGTTCAGGAGCGGGGGACGGCTTCGACGGGGCGGATGCGGTGCAGACCCATATGACCAACTCACGGCTCACCGACCCCGAAGTCCTGGAGTGGCGATACCCCGTGCGCGTCGATTCCTTCTCCGTACGCGAGGACAGCGGCGGCACCGGCCGCTGGCGCGGTGGTCGGGGAGTGGTCCGGAGCATTCGATTCCTTGAACCCATGACGGTGACGCTGCTCAGCGGGCACCGGAGGGTGCCGCCGTACGGAATGGCAGGCGGGGGGCCGGGAGCGCTGGGGGCGAACCGGGTGCGGCGGGCGGACGGTTCGACGGTCCGGCTGGAGGGGATCGACTCGGTCGAGATGGGGCCCGAGGACGTCCTGGTCATCGAGACCCCCGGCGGCGGGGGATACGGGGAGCGGTAG
- a CDS encoding HEAT repeat domain-containing protein, with product MFDPVIAPSGTLLGLLQRGRGDGTLHALAAPRAEALAALNHCVLHDPRHDWQVENRSLYYARLYLDLHGDLEEIERHLCDVDDHCDTDEARTGLALAVLGHLASYGRADALQLLRHYARSGANWAWALDELALRDDDAGLRSLAAPVLARFPSTPEGDAELAATVRDAFEPRPWRLWADDPRADIGPRIRAAQEAGSFDRWQRQMRPSGPRPGWSVQAVFDWVEQGLERGAMLHVPAARCLSAVAGADDRAAILTAARSGPDGARCAALHYLAESSDPAVLDLIDAAVSHGSRTVAEAATAAFERMCGPEVVSRARTWVHRPDALGKSAAGVIACRGVAGDDALVLGALRETVRTDGPDAPMLWTLVDGTGRLGITCAAPVLRHIYRETASSQLRGRAARALAATDGSFPTGFAVECLWDCEETTREVAALHAETGDVRVAERLRRLAADPAEEAEVQTAVRSRIGPDAPVG from the coding sequence ATGTTTGATCCAGTCATAGCGCCGAGCGGTACGCTGCTCGGTCTGCTGCAGAGAGGCCGCGGCGACGGCACGCTGCACGCGCTCGCGGCCCCCCGCGCCGAGGCGCTCGCCGCCCTCAACCACTGCGTGCTCCACGACCCGCGCCACGACTGGCAGGTCGAGAATCGCTCCCTCTACTACGCACGCCTCTACCTGGATCTCCACGGTGATCTTGAGGAGATCGAGCGCCACCTCTGTGACGTCGACGACCACTGCGACACCGACGAGGCCAGGACCGGCCTCGCCCTCGCCGTGCTCGGCCACCTCGCGTCGTACGGCAGGGCGGACGCCCTGCAACTGCTGCGTCACTACGCCCGCAGCGGTGCCAACTGGGCCTGGGCGCTCGATGAACTCGCCCTGCGCGACGACGACGCGGGACTGCGCTCACTCGCCGCCCCCGTCCTCGCCAGGTTCCCGAGCACCCCGGAGGGCGACGCCGAACTGGCCGCCACGGTCCGTGACGCGTTCGAGCCACGACCCTGGCGCCTGTGGGCCGATGACCCCCGGGCCGACATCGGCCCGCGGATCCGCGCCGCACAGGAGGCCGGGTCCTTCGATCGATGGCAACGTCAGATGCGACCCAGCGGGCCCCGGCCCGGGTGGAGCGTACAAGCCGTGTTCGACTGGGTCGAACAAGGTCTGGAGCGCGGTGCCATGCTGCACGTGCCGGCCGCGCGCTGCCTGTCCGCGGTCGCCGGCGCGGACGACCGCGCCGCCATCCTCACCGCTGCCCGCAGCGGCCCGGACGGCGCCCGCTGCGCCGCCCTGCACTACCTCGCGGAATCATCCGATCCCGCGGTGCTCGACCTCATCGATGCGGCGGTCTCCCACGGCTCCCGTACCGTCGCCGAGGCGGCGACGGCGGCATTCGAGCGCATGTGCGGTCCAGAGGTGGTGAGTCGGGCGCGGACCTGGGTTCACCGCCCGGATGCGCTCGGGAAGTCCGCCGCAGGAGTCATCGCCTGCCGCGGCGTCGCCGGTGACGACGCACTCGTCCTCGGCGCCCTGCGCGAGACCGTACGGACCGACGGCCCCGACGCACCGATGCTGTGGACCCTCGTCGACGGCACCGGACGGCTGGGCATCACCTGCGCCGCCCCCGTACTGCGCCATATCTACCGAGAGACCGCCTCGTCCCAACTGCGCGGGCGAGCGGCCCGGGCACTGGCGGCGACCGACGGTTCCTTCCCCACCGGGTTCGCGGTCGAGTGTCTCTGGGACTGCGAGGAGACCACCCGAGAGGTCGCAGCGCTGCACGCGGAGACCGGCGATGTGCGGGTCGCCGAGCGACTGCGCCGACTCGCCGCCGACCCGGCCGAGGAGGCCGAGGTCCAAACGGCGGTACGCAGCCGGATCGGCCCGGACGCACCCGTCGGCTGA
- a CDS encoding ankyrin repeat domain-containing protein, with protein sequence MSEVPDPEVIELATKVFDLARRGEIEALSAYIDAGVPANLTNDRGDTLVMLAAYHGHASAVRALIERGAEPDRPNDRGQTPLAGAVFKGEDEVIRVLLAAGADPSAGTPSAVDTARMFGKTELLELFGNR encoded by the coding sequence ATGAGTGAGGTTCCCGACCCTGAGGTGATCGAACTCGCCACCAAGGTCTTCGACCTCGCCCGGCGCGGTGAGATCGAGGCCCTCTCCGCGTACATCGACGCCGGCGTCCCCGCCAACCTCACCAATGACCGCGGTGACACCCTGGTCATGCTGGCCGCCTACCACGGCCATGCTTCCGCCGTCCGTGCCCTCATCGAACGCGGCGCCGAGCCCGACCGCCCCAACGACCGGGGGCAGACGCCACTGGCAGGAGCCGTCTTCAAGGGGGAGGACGAAGTGATCCGAGTGCTCCTGGCCGCCGGAGCCGATCCGTCCGCAGGAACCCCCTCCGCCGTGGATACCGCGCGCATGTTTGGGAAGACAGAGCTTCTGGAGCTGTTCGGCAACCGATGA
- a CDS encoding SCO1417 family MocR-like transcription factor: protein MAQWTSAVGATQLARQLAVQQPRPAGPGTRKPPAYRALADGIRLLVLEGRVPVASRLPAERELALALSVSRTTVAAAYEALRTEGFLESRRGAGSWTAVPAGNPLPARGLEPLPPESLGSMIDLGCAALPAPEPWLTRSVQGALEELPPYAHTHGDYPAGLPALREMLAERYSQRGIPTMPEQIMVTTGAMGAMDAICHLFAGRGERIAVESPSYANILQLMREAGARLVPVAMEEGLGGWDLSRWKQVLRDAAPRLAYVVADFHNPTGALADEDQRRRLVDAARAAGTVLIVDETMSELRLEDDLEMPRPACAFDPAGGTVITVGSASKAFWAGMRIGWVRAAPDVIRSLVAARAYADLGTPVLEQLAVQWLMRTGNWDEAVSARRTQARENRDALVGAVRRELPSWEFAVPRGGLTLWVRTGGLSGSRLAEVGERVGVRVPSGPRFGVDGAFEGFVRLPFTVSGAVADEAAARLAAAARLVETGVTTGTEAPRTFVA, encoded by the coding sequence GTGGCTCAGTGGACTTCGGCAGTGGGTGCAACGCAGCTTGCCCGGCAATTGGCCGTGCAGCAGCCCCGCCCGGCCGGCCCCGGCACGAGGAAGCCCCCCGCCTATCGTGCGCTCGCGGACGGCATTCGACTGCTGGTCCTGGAGGGGCGGGTTCCGGTTGCTTCCCGGCTCCCCGCGGAACGCGAACTGGCACTGGCGCTCTCCGTGAGCCGCACCACGGTCGCCGCCGCGTACGAAGCCCTGCGGACCGAGGGCTTCCTGGAGTCCCGACGGGGCGCGGGCAGCTGGACGGCGGTGCCGGCCGGTAATCCGCTGCCGGCGCGTGGTCTGGAACCGCTGCCCCCGGAGTCGCTCGGTTCCATGATCGACCTCGGTTGCGCGGCACTCCCCGCTCCCGAACCCTGGCTCACCCGCAGCGTCCAAGGCGCCCTGGAAGAGCTCCCTCCCTACGCGCACACCCACGGCGACTACCCGGCCGGCCTCCCCGCCCTGCGCGAGATGCTCGCCGAGCGCTACAGCCAGCGCGGCATTCCCACCATGCCCGAGCAGATCATGGTCACCACCGGCGCCATGGGCGCGATGGACGCCATCTGCCATCTGTTCGCCGGCCGCGGCGAACGCATCGCGGTGGAGTCGCCGTCGTACGCCAACATCCTCCAGTTGATGCGCGAGGCAGGTGCCCGACTGGTGCCGGTGGCGATGGAGGAGGGGCTCGGAGGCTGGGACCTGTCCCGCTGGAAGCAGGTGCTCAGGGATGCGGCGCCCCGGCTCGCCTATGTTGTCGCCGACTTCCACAACCCGACGGGCGCGCTCGCCGACGAGGACCAGCGGCGCCGACTCGTGGACGCCGCCCGGGCCGCCGGCACCGTGCTCATCGTGGACGAGACCATGTCCGAACTCCGTCTCGAAGACGATCTGGAGATGCCCCGCCCCGCCTGCGCCTTCGATCCTGCCGGGGGCACGGTGATCACGGTCGGGTCGGCGAGCAAGGCGTTCTGGGCGGGCATGCGGATCGGTTGGGTCCGTGCGGCGCCCGATGTGATCCGCTCATTGGTCGCCGCACGCGCTTACGCCGACCTCGGGACCCCCGTCCTGGAGCAGTTGGCGGTGCAGTGGCTGATGCGGACGGGCAACTGGGACGAGGCGGTGTCGGCCCGCCGCACGCAGGCCAGGGAGAATCGCGACGCCCTGGTGGGTGCGGTGCGCAGGGAGCTGCCCTCGTGGGAGTTCGCCGTACCGCGGGGCGGGCTCACGCTCTGGGTGCGCACCGGTGGGCTCTCCGGGTCCCGGCTCGCCGAGGTGGGCGAGCGCGTGGGCGTACGGGTGCCGTCGGGGCCGCGGTTCGGGGTGGACGGGGCGTTCGAGGGCTTCGTGCGGCTGCCGTTCACGGTCAGCGGCGCGGTCGCGGACGAGGCAGCGGCGCGACTTGCGGCGGCGGCCCGGCTGGTGGAGACGGGTGTCACCACGGGGACGGAAGCGCCGCGCACCTTCGTCGCCTGA
- the yczE gene encoding membrane protein YczE gives MSIDSVGPIDPVGAGPTTGEGEPARPGTDGVGPAPETPKELRGSEGGKGAGRRPASIPRRLVQLYLGLVLYGASSALLVRAGLGLEPWNVLHQGVSERTGLTIGTVAIIVGAVVLLLWIPIRQRPGLGTVSNVVVIGLAMDAALAVVPDIDALPAQIALMVTGIVLNGMATGLYIAASFGPGPRDGLMTGLHRLTGRSIRMVRTGIEVAVVGTGFLLGGSVGIGTAAYALSIGPLAQFFLRLFAVPEQGTGTVVVASRSPRRAILRR, from the coding sequence GTGTCCATAGATTCAGTCGGTCCCATAGATCCCGTCGGGGCCGGCCCCACGACCGGGGAAGGCGAGCCCGCACGGCCTGGCACGGACGGCGTGGGCCCGGCGCCCGAGACCCCGAAGGAGCTCCGAGGCTCCGAAGGCGGGAAGGGTGCCGGCCGGCGGCCCGCCTCGATCCCCCGCAGGCTGGTGCAGCTCTACCTCGGACTGGTCCTGTACGGGGCCAGCTCGGCCCTGCTCGTGCGCGCGGGACTCGGGCTCGAACCGTGGAACGTCCTGCACCAGGGCGTCTCGGAGCGGACCGGGCTGACCATCGGCACGGTGGCGATCATCGTCGGGGCCGTGGTGCTACTGCTGTGGATACCGATCCGGCAACGCCCCGGCCTCGGCACCGTCTCCAATGTCGTGGTCATCGGACTCGCGATGGATGCCGCACTGGCTGTCGTGCCGGACATCGACGCCCTACCGGCTCAGATCGCGCTGATGGTCACCGGCATCGTGCTCAACGGCATGGCGACCGGCCTCTACATCGCGGCCAGCTTCGGACCCGGCCCGCGGGACGGACTGATGACCGGACTGCACCGGCTCACCGGGCGCTCGATCCGAATGGTGCGCACGGGAATCGAGGTGGCCGTGGTCGGCACCGGCTTCCTACTGGGCGGTTCGGTGGGCATCGGCACCGCCGCCTACGCCCTGTCGATCGGCCCCCTCGCACAATTCTTCCTCCGACTGTTCGCCGTCCCCGAACAGGGCACCGGCACCGTGGTCGTCGCCTCGCGTTCACCTCGGCGGGCGATACTGCGACGGTGA
- a CDS encoding glycerophosphodiester phosphodiesterase — translation MTGAPHPYLEHPSVLAFAHRGGAADGIENTAAAFRRAAALGYRYFETDVHTTADGRLVAFHDATLDRVTDATGRIARLPWSAVRHARVDGREPVPLFEDLLEEFPRARWNVDVKTETAVRPLVDLIRRTGTWDRVCVGSFSERRIRRAVDLGGPRLATSYGARGVLGLRLASLGLPVAVRAGGVCVQVPEAQKGVPVVDRRFVTAAHARGLQVHVWTVNDPDRMRTLLDLGVDGIMTDHLETLRTVLDDRGAWA, via the coding sequence GTGACCGGAGCACCCCACCCCTACCTTGAGCACCCCTCGGTCCTGGCCTTCGCCCACCGCGGCGGCGCGGCCGACGGGATCGAGAACACGGCCGCCGCCTTCCGCCGTGCGGCAGCGCTCGGCTACCGCTACTTCGAGACGGACGTCCACACCACCGCCGACGGGCGGCTCGTCGCCTTCCACGACGCGACCTTGGACCGCGTCACCGATGCCACCGGGCGGATCGCCCGGCTGCCGTGGAGCGCGGTACGGCACGCCCGGGTGGACGGACGGGAGCCGGTGCCGCTCTTCGAGGACCTGCTGGAGGAGTTCCCGCGGGCCCGCTGGAACGTGGACGTCAAGACCGAGACCGCGGTCCGCCCGCTCGTGGACCTCATCCGTCGCACGGGCACCTGGGACAGGGTCTGCGTCGGTTCCTTCTCGGAGCGCCGGATCCGTCGGGCGGTGGATCTGGGCGGCCCCCGGCTGGCCACGTCCTACGGCGCCCGCGGAGTGCTGGGACTGCGGCTGGCCTCCCTCGGCCTGCCCGTCGCCGTTCGCGCGGGCGGGGTGTGCGTCCAGGTTCCCGAGGCGCAGAAGGGGGTACCCGTGGTGGACCGCCGCTTCGTCACCGCCGCGCACGCCAGGGGGCTCCAGGTGCACGTCTGGACCGTGAACGACCCGGATCGGATGAGAACCCTCCTCGACCTGGGTGTGGATGGCATCATGACCGATCATCTGGAGACGTTGCGCACAGTGCTGGACGACCGGGGGGCCTGGGCCTGA